In Vicia villosa cultivar HV-30 ecotype Madison, WI linkage group LG7, Vvil1.0, whole genome shotgun sequence, the DNA window cactggtggaagatatgctttaaaactgcactgGACACTTTtttcactatacttccactggtggaagatatgctttgaATATGCTATTTTACTGAATTCACCACCAACTGATATGTCTTTCTTAacattacaaagcctttatataggcttgaatcaaaactgacttagaagacaataagatgctaattaagatgaggactctttggttctctcaatcttaatgatacaatTCTAACATAACTCTAAATAAAGACAGCAATTATATTATGATGGTTACAACTCTTTTGCACTTCTTTCATAATGCTTACTCatagtggtggttacaacacattaattttaacaaaatcattattctattttattttgattacaatcattcttttatttattatgataTCATATCAAAATTTTGTTTATTACAATTAATTTCCGCATGCACCCCCTGGTCCTCCGAATAGAAGTATACACCCAAGTTCTTTTCCTTTATAGCCATAATATTTAACTCCATAGCATTTCTCAGGGGCTTTGCTTGAAGTTCTTACCGCACCATAGACAGGGCCAACATCTTCTCTTCTATCATTTATAAATTGAATATGGCTAAAATAGGCCGAATGAAGGACATGCCCATCTGGTAAATGTCCTGACCCCATAGGAGGATCAGAAGCACTTACACCTGGATGACTTTGTACTAAACCACCCCATCCCACTTCAGTAGCTTTATTCAAGTTAGAAAATAAATGTGCTGGAAAGTATCCAATTGCCTTATTTTCCACGCTCAACCACCAATTTTGTGTTTTTTCATCCTAAGATCCATAACATTTTGTGACCATATTATTCTCATCCTTAATTTGAAGCAATGATTAAATTTCACATAAAGAATTTACCTGGTAAATTGAAGTTGAGAACTGAACGACATGTGGGTTTCCATAGGATGATGTGTTTTCAATGCTTGACCCAAGAAAATATGAACGGTCTGTTTGAACAAAACCGCAATATGCATTGAAGCATCCCGACTTAAAATTATCCGACTGTAATATTTTAACACAGGGTCATGTTTTAAATAAATGAACATATGTCTTTCAACCAcacttaaatatttaataaaattgtttttttcaaCTAATATCAAGTGTAAAATTAAGATTAAAGAAAAGTTATAAACCATTTATAGAATTATTTGTTttagtaaaaataaatttttgaatgAGTGATGTATTTCTTATATAGTAAATAGGTAAAGATTAAAACCATAAACCTTTACTTACCGTCCAAAGTGAGAATAAATGGGTTTTATCATCTTTGTATAATTGTGGATACACCTGACATCATATATGAGATAATTAGACAACACTTTTTTATACATAGTCAAATGTATtacataatatataatttttagaataattttattacgtaatatataatttttagaatAATTGTGTTACATAAGTATATAATAGAGAGCTTATAAAGTCATATATGCATGAATTTTTGAAGGAGAAAAAATATTTACTAAATAAAAGGATAATATTAACTTACATGCCATCCGACCGCGATCACATTAGTACCATCTCCAATTCCATTACTAACGTACAAAGAACTTTCGCTTGATTGGCCATTAGAAACTTTTGGATTATAAACATTAGTAGTTCCACTAACTCCATAGTGAATAGCATCGCTATGATATGCATAAGCTCCCTAAAAATTCAATACAttcatatattaatttaatattaaattacttaatgtgatttatataaattaattaattaattaattaaaaattcaattgTATATGAGAAAACTTACAAAACTACGGAATTTATTTTGATCTAGGATATGAGCGTTGAATAAAGATTTGCTTTGAATGAGACTATCTTTAGTCGTTCTTTGAATAGGAACGGTCTCTTTTGGACACTCAACTTTTTCAAGTGGAAAACTTGATTTGCCAGCTGAAATCTTCACGCTTGTTTTGAAACTCGGTTTTCGCTattacaaaaagaaagaaaaaacataaacggtTTTGTTTGCAATGTATAATAAGATGagctataatttattattttacctGCAATGTATGATTCCACAACAGAGGATGATCAAAAGCAGGTTGTTTGTTAATTT includes these proteins:
- the LOC131617809 gene encoding protein neprosin-like → MNRLFYVLCVVISSIGHIVDGLAILNEDFELERQLNVINKSPIKSIYTKSGSIVDCVEINKQPAFDHPLLWNHTLQRKPSFKTSVKISAGKSSFPLEKVECPKETVPIQRTTKDSLIQSKSLFNAHILDQNKFRSFGAYAYHSDAIHYGVSGTTNVYNPKVSNGQSSESSLYVSNGIGDGTNVIAVGWHVYPQLYKDDKTHLFSLWTSDNFKSGCFNAYCGFVQTDRSYFLGSSIENTSSYGNPHVVQFSTSIYQDEKTQNWWLSVENKAIGYFPAHLFSNLNKATEVGWGGLVQSHPGVSASDPPMGSGHLPDGHVLHSAYFSHIQFINDRREDVGPVYGAVRTSSKAPEKCYGVKYYGYKGKELGCILLFGGPGGACGN